ATTGCATCAATCCCTTCTGATGGACGGCTTCCGTGAGCTGCCTTGCCCAGCACCTCGCATTTGACCCAGGCAAAACCTCTGTGTACGACACCAATCGCCAGATCGGAAGGCTCGCAGCATATCGCTGCATCTGCTTTGTACGCCTTTACCAACTCCTCCGTGCCGATGCTTTTATACTCCTCGTCAGCGACAAAAGTCAAAATGACATCTCCTGCCATTGGAACCTTTGCTCGTGCGATCGCCTCTACTGCGGCAATCATGGCCCCCAGACTGCCCTTCATGTCCTGACTGCCTCTGCCGAAAATTTTGTTGTCCACAAGGGTAGGCTCAAACGGCGGAATCTCCATACGCTTGGCGCTTACCGTATCCATATGTCCATTTAGCATCAAGGATTTGCCGCCGCCCGTTCCCCGTAGGATCCCGACGACATTGACCGCTGTGTCGCTAATAGGCGTGACGCGAACCTCCAGTCCAGCCGCCTCCAAACGCTCTCGAATAAAAGCGGCGATCGCTTTTTCGCCTGGGCCATCCTCGTCCAGGTATGGATTCACCGAATCAATGCGTATCAAATCCTGTACGAATGAAATCAGTTCATCTCGATTGATCGTCACGTTCATTTTGTCAGACCCTCCTCTTCCCGGCATGCGCCCTCCCAGATGATGCGTTTGTAGATATCCCGATCCGTGTCACCCTCCGTACTAAAGCATAAAACAACGGAATTTTCATCTAAGCCGAGCTGCTCACGCTGTTGATGATACATTGGCTTGCTCATCAAGGCAGCGAGTAGCCCTACCCCGACTGCTCCACTTTCCCCGCTTACAATAGAAGGGTCGGTTCCAATCGGTGCCGCAAGTATACGCATGCCGTTTGCAGCCACATAATCGGCACAGCTAACGAAGAAGTCCGCATGCTCCTGCAAGATCTCCCATGCCATCGGATTCGGCTCGCCACATGCCAGACCTGCCATGATGGTTCCTAGCTCTCCCGTAGCAGTATGTGGCTGTCCGTCGTTCTCTTCTGCTGAGAGGACCATGCAATTGGCGCTATGTGGCTCTACGATCACGGTTGTTAGGTCTTTGTTTACTTGCGCCGCTACGAAATGTCCCAAGACTGCGGCAGCCATGGAACCGACACCAGCCTGCAAGAAAAGATGCGTCGGCTGTTTGGCGTCAGTAAGGGCTGAGAGTTGTTCCATAGCCTCTGCTGCCATTGTCGTATAGCCCTGCATAATCCACATGGGAATAGTCGTGTAGCCTTCCCATGCTGTATCTTGAATCACTTGCCAACCACGTTCTTTGGCCATTTGTTCTGAGAGTCGCACGGCTTCATCGTAGTTTCCATGGATCACGTGAGCTTCTGCGCCGGCCTCGCGTATCGCATCTACCCGTTGCTGGGTGGAGCCTTTGGGCAAATAAACAACGGCATGTTGTCCGAGCGCCTTCGCAGCCCATGCAACGGCCCGTCCGTGATTGCCATCTGTTGCAGTGACGAAGGTGACTTCTCCAATTCGCTCTTTCACTTCTTGGGAGCACAGTGCTTCAAAAGTC
This genomic stretch from Brevibacillus brevis harbors:
- a CDS encoding ArgE/DapE family deacylase is translated as MNVTINRDELISFVQDLIRIDSVNPYLDEDGPGEKAIAAFIRERLEAAGLEVRVTPISDTAVNVVGILRGTGGGKSLMLNGHMDTVSAKRMEIPPFEPTLVDNKIFGRGSQDMKGSLGAMIAAVEAIARAKVPMAGDVILTFVADEEYKSIGTEELVKAYKADAAICCEPSDLAIGVVHRGFAWVKCEVLGKAAHGSRPSEGIDAIVRAGRVLQELERLSDRLAQGPAHPILGAASVHASLIQGGTELSTYPNYCRIDWERRTLPGETEADIANEIEALLQKLRAEDETFQASAELSFLREPFEVGLDEPVYIALQGACKSVTGKTPEVCGFSGWTDAALLQEAGIPTVLFGPVGAGLHAAVEYVEVDSLVDMSAILVETICDFCR
- the dpaL gene encoding diaminopropionate ammonia-lyase gives rise to the protein MDKRNQPPIYVVKNKRKNSESSRIPTYLTTIESRFAKAFHQSLANYEPTPLVTLPALARELGVGQVLVKDESERFGLNAFKVLGASYAMARFLCEKLGKSTEDMTFEALCSQEVKERIGEVTFVTATDGNHGRAVAWAAKALGQHAVVYLPKGSTQQRVDAIREAGAEAHVIHGNYDEAVRLSEQMAKERGWQVIQDTAWEGYTTIPMWIMQGYTTMAAEAMEQLSALTDAKQPTHLFLQAGVGSMAAAVLGHFVAAQVNKDLTTVIVEPHSANCMVLSAEENDGQPHTATGELGTIMAGLACGEPNPMAWEILQEHADFFVSCADYVAANGMRILAAPIGTDPSIVSGESGAVGVGLLAALMSKPMYHQQREQLGLDENSVVLCFSTEGDTDRDIYKRIIWEGACREEEGLTK